From Magnolia sinica isolate HGM2019 chromosome 13, MsV1, whole genome shotgun sequence, one genomic window encodes:
- the LOC131222844 gene encoding 1-aminocyclopropane-1-carboxylate synthase 7-like, whose product MAVEIVEKSSVVELSGIADSDTHGEDSPYFAGWKAYDEDPYDALKNPSGVIQMGLAENQVSFDLLEEYLEKHPEASGWGSGLSTFRDNALFQDYHGLKAFRQAMASFMEQIRGGRAKFDPDRIVLTAGATAANELLTFILADPGEALLVPTPYYPGFDRDLRWRTGVKIVPVHCNSKNNFQITPEALENAYAKAKSMNIKIRGLLITNPSNPLGAAIEHSVLEEILNFVSRKDIHLISDEIYSGSVFSSAEFTSVAEILAARDYKDSERVHIVYSLSKDLGLPGFRVGTIYSYNNKVVTTARRMSSFSLVSSQTQYLLASMLSDVEFTKKYIETNRERLRKRYASTIEGLRNAGIECLKGNAGLFCWMNLSPLLETPTREGELKLWNSMLHEVKLNISPGSSCHCSEPGWFRVCFANMSQETLGIAQKRIQDFMDKRNKKRNLSSQ is encoded by the exons atggCTGTAGAGATTGTTGAGAAATCTAGTGTTGTTGAGCTGTCTGGGATTGCAGATTCTGATACACATGGAGAAGACTCTCCTTACTTTGCTGGATGGAAGGCTTATGATGAAGACCCTTATGATGCTTTGAAGAACCCTTCAGGAGTTATACAGATGGGATTGGCTGAAAATCAA GTTTCATTTGATTTACTAGAAGAGTATTTGGAAAAGCATCCAGAAGCTTCTGGTTGGGGGAGTGGCCTCTCTACCTTTAGAGACAATGCCTTGTTTCAAGATTACCATGGACTCAAAGCATTTAGACAG gCAATGGCAAGTTTCATGGAGCAAATAAGAGGAGGAAGAGCGAAATTTGATCCTGATAGGATCGTTCTAACTGCCGGTGCAACTGCAGCAAACGAGCTATTAACCTTCATATTAGCTGACCCTGGGGAAGCTTTGCTTGTTCCAACTCCATACTACCCAGGTTTTGATAGAGATCTACGCTGGAGAACTGGTGTCAAGATCGTCCCTGTCCATTGCAACAGCAAGAACAATTTCCAAATCACTCCTGAAGCCTTGGAAAATGCTTATGCCAAAGCCAAGTCCATGAACATAAAGATCAGAGGACTTCTGATTACAAACCCGTCGAACCCATTAGGCGCAGCGATTGAGCATTCAGTACTCGAAGAGATTCTCAATTTTGTTTCGAGAAAAGACATCCATCTGATATCAGATGAAATCTACTCGGGCTCGGTCTTCTCATCAGCCGAGTTCACGAGTGTGGCGGAGATACTCGCTGCCCGGGACTACAAAGATTCAGAGAGAGTTCATATTGTTTATAGCCTCTCTAAAGATCTTGGGCTCCCTGGATTTAGGGTTGGGACTATATATTCATATAACAATAAGGTTGTGACAACTGCAAGAAGGATGTCTAGCTTCAGCTTAGTATCTTCCCAAACACAGTATCTCTTGGCTTCAATGCTCTCAGATGTTGAGTTCACAAAAAAGTATATTGAAACTAATAGAGAGAGGCTGAGGAAGAGATATGCATCCACCATTGAAGGTTTGAGGAATGCTGGGATTGAGTGCTTGAAAGGGAATGCTGGGCTTTTTTGCTGGATGAATTTGAGCCCTTTGTTAGAAACCCCCACAAGAGAAGGAGAGCTAAAGCTGTGGAATTCAATGCTGCATGAAGTGAAGCTGAACATATCTCCAGGCTCTTCATGCCACTGTTCTGAGCCTGGTTGGTTTAGGGTCTGTTTCGCTAACATGAGCCAGGAGACACTTGGGATTGCACAGAAAAGAATACAAGATTTCATGGACAAGAGAAACAAAAAGAGAAATCTATCTTCTCagtag